The following are encoded in a window of Haloarcula halophila genomic DNA:
- a CDS encoding NuoI/complex I 23 kDa subunit family protein, which produces MIGVLKSMATTMKHALEGETFTVEYPDVAPEVSPRFRGVHKWSQERCIWCRQCENVCPNNTIQIVMDDQRNGEQYNLHIGQCIYCRLCEEVCPTDAILLTQNFEFTADTKDEFAYDKEQLKNVPWYKDIDPLESREPDRGAWIGEGEGEVDYQ; this is translated from the coding sequence ATGATCGGAGTCTTGAAATCCATGGCGACGACGATGAAACACGCCCTCGAAGGGGAGACGTTCACGGTCGAGTACCCGGACGTCGCCCCCGAGGTGAGCCCCCGCTTCCGTGGCGTCCACAAGTGGAGCCAGGAGCGGTGTATCTGGTGTCGACAGTGTGAGAACGTCTGTCCGAACAACACCATCCAGATCGTGATGGACGACCAGCGCAACGGCGAGCAGTACAACCTCCATATCGGCCAGTGTATCTACTGCCGGCTGTGTGAGGAGGTCTGCCCGACCGACGCCATCCTGCTGACCCAGAACTTCGAGTTCACGGCGGACACCAAAGACGAGTTCGCTTACGACAAAGAACAACTGAAGAACGTTCCGTGGTACAAGGACATCGACCCCCTCGAATCGCGTGAACCCGACCGGGGCGCCTGGATCGGCGAGGGCGAAGGCGAAGTCGACTACCAGTAA
- a CDS encoding NADH-quinone oxidoreductase subunit B, giving the protein MSSDQTPPTEVSTREARMGEGADDRFNSKLREAFGSTPFILTKFDQFMNWVRGSSMFMLQFGIACCSIEMIHTYAIKHDLDRFGAGVPRASPRQADVIIVPGTIVSKFAPRMKRVYDQMPEPKFVVSMGSCTVSGGPFQEGYNVVKGAEEVIPVDIHVPGCPPRPEALIYGVAKLQERIANGESSPVTVKPYELEQFGDLEQDELVQKLADEVDEEDLVMRYNWDNSP; this is encoded by the coding sequence ATGAGTAGTGACCAAACACCGCCGACCGAGGTATCGACACGAGAGGCCCGGATGGGCGAGGGCGCGGACGACCGCTTCAACTCCAAACTGCGGGAAGCGTTCGGCTCGACGCCGTTTATCCTCACCAAGTTCGACCAGTTCATGAACTGGGTGCGGGGCTCCTCGATGTTCATGCTACAGTTCGGGATCGCCTGCTGTAGCATCGAGATGATCCACACCTACGCGATCAAACACGACCTCGATCGCTTCGGTGCCGGCGTCCCGCGGGCCTCACCGCGGCAGGCCGACGTCATCATCGTCCCGGGGACCATCGTCTCGAAGTTCGCCCCGCGGATGAAGCGGGTCTACGACCAGATGCCCGAGCCGAAGTTCGTCGTCTCGATGGGTTCCTGTACCGTCTCCGGCGGCCCGTTCCAGGAGGGGTACAACGTCGTCAAGGGCGCCGAGGAGGTCATCCCGGTCGACATCCACGTTCCCGGTTGCCCGCCCCGGCCCGAGGCGCTGATCTACGGCGTCGCGAAGCTCCAGGAACGGATCGCCAACGGCGAGTCATCGCCGGTGACGGTCAAACCATACGAACTGGAGCAGTTCGGCGACCTCGAACAGGACGAACTCGTCCAGAAGCTCGCCGACGAGGTCGACGAGGAGGACCTCGTGATGCGGTACAACTGGGACAACTCGCCCTGA
- a CDS encoding phospholipase D-like domain-containing protein gives MRSSVAFALICLLVTPAIGPPVAAGPGSTSTATDPSIHAVYPNPVAGGDTGEFVVLDVPERTGLSRYALSDGQSTVTLPNETVTGTVALTAAPDAVRPLVDHPVVALPDHPELANSGERVRLVADGETIDSVRYTDAEEGAVGVVAGSTIRWRPLGASDRPIVTAGRGSVRAFTLPDAPGAPLGPLRTAESRVLLAGYTLTSERVADALIAAKRRGAKVRVLLEGDPVGDRTRTEARTLDRLTDAGVEVRLLTGPRARYRYHHAKYAVADGSAVVLTENWKPAGTGGNSSRGWGVVTEQPSVVEGLATTFRADAGWRDGTAWRSYRRGRQFERGERAVGSYPRRFEPTSVPVERTELLVTPDNAQQRLIETIDDADRRIAVVQPTVGGWDEPLLRAVRRAAQRGVEVRLLLSDAWYVREENRATVERFREWADRTDSPLSARVADPAGRYEKIHAKGAVVDDRVVVGSLNWNEQAATTNREVVLLLHGSEVASYYREVFDADWQGGRSGLPLELLGIGLGVGIVAVLALRRVEFAETVGRG, from the coding sequence ATGCGGTCGTCCGTCGCCTTCGCGTTGATCTGCCTGCTCGTCACCCCAGCTATCGGTCCCCCGGTCGCTGCCGGCCCGGGATCGACTTCGACCGCGACCGATCCGTCGATTCACGCGGTCTACCCGAATCCCGTAGCCGGTGGCGACACCGGCGAGTTCGTCGTCCTCGACGTTCCCGAGCGGACCGGTCTCAGTCGATACGCGCTCTCGGACGGCCAGTCAACGGTCACGCTTCCGAACGAGACGGTCACCGGAACGGTCGCGCTGACCGCGGCGCCGGACGCCGTCCGACCACTCGTTGATCATCCCGTCGTCGCGCTCCCGGACCACCCGGAACTGGCCAACAGCGGCGAACGGGTCCGGCTCGTCGCCGACGGTGAGACGATCGACAGCGTCCGCTACACCGACGCCGAGGAGGGAGCCGTCGGCGTCGTCGCCGGCTCCACGATCCGCTGGCGACCACTCGGTGCTTCGGACAGACCGATCGTCACCGCGGGCCGCGGGTCCGTCCGGGCGTTTACGCTCCCGGACGCGCCCGGCGCCCCACTCGGACCCCTTCGAACCGCCGAGAGTCGGGTCCTGCTGGCCGGCTACACCCTCACCTCCGAGCGGGTTGCCGACGCCCTGATCGCGGCAAAACGACGCGGAGCGAAGGTGCGTGTGCTGCTGGAGGGCGACCCAGTCGGCGATCGGACTCGTACCGAGGCACGAACACTCGACCGTCTCACCGACGCCGGCGTCGAGGTGCGGTTGCTCACGGGGCCGCGGGCACGCTACCGCTATCACCACGCGAAGTACGCGGTCGCCGACGGGAGCGCGGTCGTCCTGACCGAGAACTGGAAACCGGCCGGGACCGGCGGCAACAGCAGCCGCGGGTGGGGTGTCGTGACCGAACAGCCGAGCGTCGTCGAGGGGCTGGCGACGACGTTCCGCGCCGACGCGGGATGGCGAGACGGGACGGCCTGGCGCTCCTACCGGCGTGGCCGTCAGTTCGAACGTGGCGAACGGGCAGTCGGGAGCTACCCACGACGCTTCGAACCGACGAGCGTCCCGGTCGAGCGGACGGAGCTACTGGTCACACCCGACAATGCACAGCAACGTCTGATCGAGACGATCGACGACGCCGACCGGCGAATCGCCGTCGTCCAGCCGACGGTCGGCGGGTGGGACGAGCCGCTTCTGCGGGCGGTGCGTCGGGCGGCCCAGCGCGGCGTCGAGGTCCGCCTGCTCCTGAGCGACGCCTGGTACGTCCGCGAGGAGAACCGAGCGACGGTCGAGCGGTTCCGGGAGTGGGCCGACCGGACCGACAGCCCGCTCTCGGCCCGCGTCGCCGACCCCGCCGGCCGGTACGAGAAGATCCACGCGAAAGGCGCGGTCGTCGACGACCGCGTCGTGGTCGGCAGCCTCAACTGGAACGAGCAGGCCGCGACCACGAACCGGGAGGTCGTCCTCCTCCTCCACGGCTCGGAGGTGGCGTCGTACTACCGGGAAGTGTTCGACGCCGACTGGCAGGGCGGAAGAAGTGGCTTACCGCTCGAACTACTGGGAATCGGTCTCGGCGTCGGGATCGTAGCCGTGCTGGCGTTGCGTCGAGTTGAGTTCGCGGAGACCGTCGGACGAGGCTGA
- a CDS encoding complex I subunit 1/NuoH family protein, with protein sequence MQSGGAPLPEMLAELLGLDPTNPGVILVMALIASAAVGSFVLTNTAIVIWAKRKITAAFTDRIAINRVGPLGLLIIVADAVRLLSKELIVPEGVDRPAWDLAPLVLASSALLGFAVIPMDMEYNIQIADPEVGLAYVFATASIASVGLVMAGYASNNKYSFLGGLRAVAQNIAYEIPLILTGASVVIFAGSLQMSEIVTAQQQSLVGPIPSWYAFVNPFAFVLFMIANLAEVGRNPFDIPEAPTEIVAGYQTEYSSVYFVLMYLGEFIHIFLGGAIVATIFLGGPAGPVLPGIVWFIIKMWAVFLFTQWARSAVPRVRIDQLIEIGWKGMLVLSLANLMLTAVIVGVVNV encoded by the coding sequence ATGCAAAGCGGCGGTGCACCACTCCCCGAGATGCTCGCGGAACTGCTCGGGCTCGATCCGACGAACCCCGGGGTCATCCTGGTGATGGCGCTGATCGCCTCCGCCGCCGTCGGCTCGTTCGTCCTGACGAACACGGCCATCGTCATCTGGGCGAAACGGAAGATCACCGCGGCGTTCACCGACCGCATCGCCATCAACCGCGTGGGGCCGCTGGGGCTGCTCATCATCGTCGCCGACGCGGTCCGCCTGCTCTCGAAGGAACTGATCGTCCCGGAGGGCGTCGACCGCCCGGCCTGGGACCTCGCGCCGCTGGTACTGGCCAGTTCTGCGTTGCTCGGGTTCGCGGTCATCCCGATGGACATGGAGTACAACATCCAGATCGCCGATCCCGAGGTCGGTCTGGCGTACGTCTTCGCGACGGCCTCGATCGCCTCGGTCGGCCTGGTGATGGCCGGCTACGCCTCGAACAACAAGTACTCGTTCCTGGGTGGGTTGCGCGCGGTGGCACAGAACATCGCTTACGAGATCCCGCTCATCCTGACGGGCGCGTCGGTCGTCATCTTCGCCGGCTCGCTCCAGATGAGCGAGATCGTCACGGCCCAGCAGCAATCCCTGGTCGGTCCCATCCCCTCGTGGTACGCGTTCGTCAACCCGTTCGCGTTCGTCCTGTTCATGATCGCGAACCTGGCGGAGGTCGGCCGGAACCCGTTCGACATCCCCGAAGCGCCGACCGAGATCGTCGCCGGGTACCAGACGGAGTACTCCTCTGTGTACTTCGTGTTGATGTACCTCGGTGAGTTCATCCACATCTTCCTGGGCGGGGCTATCGTCGCGACCATCTTCCTCGGTGGCCCGGCGGGGCCAGTCCTCCCCGGGATCGTCTGGTTCATCATCAAGATGTGGGCAGTGTTCCTGTTCACCCAGTGGGCCCGGTCGGCGGTCCCCCGTGTTCGTATCGATCAGCTCATCGAGATCGGTTGGAAGGGCATGCTCGTGCTTTCGCTCGCGAACCTCATGCTGACAGCCGTGATCGTCGGGGTGGTCAACGTATGA
- a CDS encoding DHH family phosphoesterase, with protein sequence MSSPTGTDDGAAVPDGGTVVYDLAAECTADDLEDDGRYLATVNGVVEYGVFVDLSDTVSGLVHDSNLLGDYDVGDELVVELAEVRPDGDLSFDEVRLDDYRLEPVAHGDLTTVADLGGATGDTVIVEGTVVQIKQTGGPTVFQLRDTTGVVPCAAFDEAGVRAHPGVEIDDIVRIAGRAEERDGGVQIEVESLTVLDGEPAAAVRDDLDAALSELAEPADIDPLVEWPAFEKLWDDLREVATELRRTVLAGRPIRMRHHADGDGLCASVPLQVALQRFIAEQYEDSDAPQHLLKRLPSKAPYYEMEDVTRDLNFALEDRTRHGQKLPMLLMLDNGSTEEDTPAYRNLRHYDIPVVVVDHHHPDPEAVEPLIEHHVNPYLHDEDYRITTGMLCVELARMIDPTLSEGLQHVPAVAGLSDRSEGEAMADYLELAGEMGYDEGDLRDIGEALDYATHWLRYSSGEQLVTDVLNVDCDDRGRHEEIVEFLADRAERDVADQLDAAMHHVDHERLDNGAHLYRIDVENHAHRFTYPAPGKTTGEIHDRKVAETGDPVITIGYGPDFAVLRSDGVRLDIPRMVSELTAEVDGGGVSGGGHLVVGSIKFVSGMRDEVLDALVEKMAEAEIDEELGSSTALPEDVDV encoded by the coding sequence GACGACGGTGCCGCGGTCCCCGATGGGGGGACTGTCGTCTACGATCTCGCTGCAGAGTGTACCGCCGACGATCTGGAGGACGATGGCCGCTACCTCGCGACTGTCAACGGCGTCGTCGAGTACGGTGTCTTCGTCGATCTCTCCGATACCGTCTCCGGACTCGTCCACGATTCGAACCTGCTGGGCGACTACGACGTCGGCGACGAACTCGTCGTCGAACTCGCCGAGGTCCGCCCCGATGGCGACCTCAGCTTCGACGAGGTCCGACTCGACGACTACCGGCTCGAACCGGTCGCTCACGGCGACCTGACGACCGTCGCCGACCTCGGCGGCGCGACCGGTGATACTGTGATCGTCGAGGGGACCGTCGTCCAGATCAAACAGACCGGCGGTCCGACCGTGTTCCAGCTCCGGGACACGACCGGCGTTGTCCCGTGTGCGGCCTTCGACGAGGCCGGTGTCCGCGCCCATCCCGGCGTCGAGATCGACGACATCGTCCGGATCGCCGGCCGCGCCGAGGAGCGGGACGGCGGCGTCCAGATCGAGGTCGAATCGCTGACCGTCCTCGACGGCGAGCCGGCGGCTGCCGTGCGGGACGACCTCGACGCCGCCCTCTCGGAACTGGCCGAGCCGGCCGATATCGACCCGTTGGTCGAGTGGCCGGCTTTCGAGAAGCTCTGGGACGACCTGCGGGAGGTCGCGACCGAACTCCGCCGGACGGTACTCGCCGGTCGGCCGATCCGGATGCGCCACCACGCCGACGGTGACGGGCTCTGTGCCAGCGTCCCGCTGCAGGTCGCGCTCCAGCGATTTATCGCCGAGCAGTACGAGGACAGCGACGCGCCCCAGCACCTCCTCAAGCGCCTGCCGAGCAAGGCCCCCTACTACGAGATGGAAGACGTCACCCGGGACCTGAACTTCGCGCTGGAGGACCGGACCCGCCACGGCCAGAAGCTCCCGATGCTGTTGATGCTCGACAACGGCTCGACCGAGGAGGACACGCCGGCCTACCGGAACCTCCGGCACTACGATATCCCTGTGGTCGTCGTCGACCACCACCACCCCGACCCCGAGGCCGTCGAACCGCTCATCGAGCACCACGTCAATCCGTATCTCCACGACGAGGACTACCGGATCACGACCGGGATGCTCTGTGTCGAACTCGCCCGGATGATCGACCCGACGCTGAGCGAGGGACTCCAGCACGTCCCTGCCGTCGCCGGCCTCTCGGATCGCTCCGAGGGCGAGGCGATGGCGGACTACCTCGAACTCGCCGGCGAGATGGGCTACGACGAGGGCGACTTGCGGGACATCGGCGAGGCGCTCGACTACGCGACCCACTGGCTTCGCTACAGCTCCGGCGAACAGCTCGTGACCGACGTGCTCAACGTCGACTGTGACGACCGCGGACGCCACGAGGAGATCGTCGAGTTCCTCGCCGACCGGGCCGAGCGCGACGTGGCGGACCAACTCGACGCCGCGATGCACCACGTCGATCACGAGCGACTCGACAACGGTGCCCACCTCTACCGGATCGACGTCGAGAACCACGCCCACCGCTTTACCTATCCCGCTCCAGGGAAGACCACCGGCGAGATCCACGACCGGAAGGTGGCAGAGACCGGCGACCCGGTCATCACCATCGGCTACGGTCCCGACTTCGCCGTCCTCCGGAGCGACGGCGTCCGGCTGGACATCCCGCGGATGGTCAGCGAACTGACCGCGGAGGTCGACGGCGGCGGGGTCTCCGGCGGGGGCCACCTCGTCGTCGGCTCGATCAAGTTCGTCTCCGGGATGCGCGACGAGGTGCTCGACGCCCTCGTCGAGAAGATGGCCGAGGCCGAGATCGACGAGGAACTCGGGAGTTCGACGGCGCTCCCCGAAGACGTCGACGTCTGA
- a CDS encoding NADH-quinone oxidoreductase subunit A has product MSNAWIAIGALALVGLAIPLGMMTASSLLRPSVPEQGKRTTYESGEVPTGSSRHIRFNIQYYMVALLFVVFDIETVLIFPWTLIYRDAVSAVGITRVLLPMAVFVGILVVGLAWAWRNGAVQWVRNPSVTKGADTYE; this is encoded by the coding sequence ATGAGTAATGCATGGATTGCCATCGGTGCGCTCGCGCTCGTGGGGCTCGCAATCCCGCTGGGGATGATGACGGCGTCGAGCCTTCTCCGGCCGAGCGTTCCCGAACAAGGCAAACGAACCACCTACGAGTCCGGTGAGGTGCCGACTGGCAGCAGCCGACATATCCGTTTCAACATCCAGTACTACATGGTCGCGCTGCTGTTCGTGGTCTTCGACATCGAGACGGTCCTCATCTTCCCGTGGACCCTCATCTACCGAGATGCGGTGTCGGCCGTCGGCATCACCAGGGTTCTGTTGCCGATGGCGGTGTTCGTCGGCATCCTCGTCGTCGGACTCGCCTGGGCGTGGCGTAACGGCGCGGTCCAATGGGTGCGTAACCCGTCGGTAACGAAGGGGGCAGATACATATGAGTAG
- a CDS encoding NADH-quinone oxidoreductase subunit D: protein MSLEEPTPDTTVDVGVTDDGLDYDALAAMLDGHVLEREQHVNAEGFVIRPDEVQAVLSQLRTEAGFDHLSCVTGQEYDDRYETIYHLKKYEDPTQELSIVVPSPKDDPGNESAARVYSTADWHEREAYDLVGLEYDDHPNLERILLPETWQGHPLGQDYNQDQPQIVTLRENANPLQEDHRSEENPDTMFVNIGPHHPATHGVLHVKTVLDGEQIADIEPDIGYLHRCEEQMCQQGTYRHQIMPYPDRWDYISAGILNEWAYARAAEDLADIEVPEYAQVIRTMSAEMCRIAAHMLALATFALDVFGDFTAVFQYGIRDREIVQNLLEDLTGQRLMFNYLRLGGVAWDLPEPREEFFEKTRDFLDELPEKLEEYHDLVTGNEIFQMRCVDTGVLSPEQVKQYGATGPVARGSGVDYDLRRDDPYGYYDELDWNVVTEDGGDNFSRVLVRMREVEESAKIIEQCVDLLEQWPEDDREIQANVPRTLRPDPDEEIYRAVEAAKGELGIYIRSDGTDKPARFKIRSPCFSNLQTLPEMSQGEYIPDMIASLGSLDIVLGEVDR, encoded by the coding sequence ATGAGTCTCGAAGAACCTACACCGGACACGACGGTCGATGTCGGAGTGACCGACGACGGGCTCGACTACGACGCGCTGGCCGCCATGCTCGACGGACACGTCCTCGAGCGCGAACAGCACGTCAACGCCGAGGGTTTCGTCATCCGCCCCGACGAGGTACAGGCAGTCCTCTCGCAACTACGGACCGAAGCCGGCTTCGATCACCTCTCCTGTGTCACCGGCCAGGAGTACGACGATCGCTACGAGACGATCTATCACCTCAAAAAGTACGAGGACCCGACCCAGGAGCTGTCGATCGTCGTCCCGTCGCCGAAGGACGACCCCGGAAACGAGTCCGCGGCCCGCGTCTACTCGACGGCCGACTGGCACGAACGCGAGGCCTACGACCTCGTCGGGCTGGAGTACGACGACCACCCGAACCTGGAACGGATTCTCCTGCCCGAGACCTGGCAGGGCCACCCGCTCGGCCAGGACTACAACCAGGACCAGCCACAGATCGTCACGCTGCGTGAGAACGCCAACCCGCTCCAGGAGGACCACCGGAGCGAGGAGAACCCGGACACGATGTTCGTCAACATCGGTCCACACCACCCCGCGACCCACGGCGTGCTCCACGTCAAGACGGTGCTGGACGGCGAGCAGATCGCCGACATCGAGCCCGACATCGGCTATCTCCACCGCTGTGAGGAGCAGATGTGCCAGCAGGGGACCTACCGACACCAGATCATGCCCTACCCCGATCGGTGGGACTACATCTCGGCCGGCATCCTCAACGAGTGGGCATACGCCCGCGCGGCCGAGGACCTCGCGGACATCGAGGTTCCGGAGTACGCACAGGTCATCCGAACCATGTCCGCGGAGATGTGCCGGATCGCGGCACACATGCTCGCGCTGGCGACGTTCGCGCTGGACGTCTTCGGTGACTTCACCGCCGTCTTCCAGTACGGCATCCGCGACCGCGAGATCGTCCAGAACCTCCTGGAGGACCTCACCGGTCAGCGGCTGATGTTCAACTACCTCCGGCTGGGCGGCGTCGCCTGGGACCTGCCCGAGCCCCGCGAGGAGTTCTTCGAGAAGACGCGGGACTTCCTCGACGAACTCCCGGAGAAACTGGAGGAGTACCACGACCTCGTGACGGGCAACGAGATCTTCCAGATGCGGTGTGTCGACACCGGGGTTCTCTCGCCCGAGCAGGTCAAACAGTACGGCGCGACCGGTCCCGTCGCACGGGGCTCGGGCGTCGACTACGACCTCCGGCGGGACGATCCCTACGGCTACTACGACGAACTCGACTGGAACGTCGTCACCGAGGACGGCGGCGACAACTTCTCGCGCGTGCTCGTCCGCATGCGCGAGGTCGAGGAGTCCGCGAAGATCATCGAGCAGTGTGTCGACCTGCTCGAACAGTGGCCCGAAGACGACCGCGAGATCCAGGCAAACGTCCCGCGGACGCTGCGCCCGGACCCGGACGAGGAGATCTACCGCGCCGTCGAGGCCGCGAAGGGCGAACTCGGCATCTACATCCGCTCGGACGGGACGGACAAACCGGCACGGTTCAAGATCCGGAGTCCGTGTTTCTCGAACCTCCAGACGCTGCCCGAGATGTCTCAGGGTGAGTACATCCCGGACATGATCGCCTCGCTGGGTAGCCTCGACATCGTTCTCGGGGAGGTCGATCGGTGA
- a CDS encoding NADH-quinone oxidoreductase subunit J: protein MGLYESIAFALFAMVTVGSASGVVLVRDVWHSALLLGVSLVSVAVFYVLNQAAFVATMQILVYVGGVLILITFAVMLTREDESVIEVTP, encoded by the coding sequence ATGGGACTGTACGAGTCAATCGCGTTCGCGCTGTTCGCCATGGTTACGGTGGGCAGCGCGTCGGGTGTCGTGTTAGTGCGCGACGTCTGGCACTCGGCGTTGTTACTGGGTGTGTCACTGGTCAGCGTCGCAGTGTTTTACGTGCTGAACCAGGCCGCATTCGTCGCAACGATGCAAATTCTGGTGTACGTCGGCGGCGTCCTCATCCTCATCACCTTCGCGGTGATGCTAACCCGGGAGGACGAGTCGGTCATCGAGGTGACACCATGA
- a CDS encoding AIR carboxylase family protein — translation MTADSVQSLIDQLHEEAATDQPDELTPDVGIVMGSDSDLATMAGGKGKRPGAYAALAEELGFEEQTDYADAPDARFTFETFVVSAHRTPELMYAYAETAADRGLDVVIAGAGGKSADLPNMTASIAYPLPVIGVPVQEKSVDSVIGMPQGAPITAVDAGKSFNAALSAVQILAREHEDLRERLIEYHQGLQEGVGDVSRDLHELGTPGFKAEYWDE, via the coding sequence ATGACAGCCGACAGCGTGCAGTCCCTGATCGACCAACTCCACGAGGAAGCGGCGACGGATCAGCCCGACGAACTGACACCCGACGTGGGAATCGTCATGGGATCCGACTCGGATCTGGCGACGATGGCCGGCGGGAAGGGGAAACGGCCGGGCGCGTACGCCGCGCTCGCGGAGGAACTCGGCTTCGAGGAACAGACCGACTACGCCGACGCCCCCGACGCTCGGTTCACCTTCGAGACGTTCGTCGTCTCGGCACACCGGACCCCGGAACTGATGTACGCGTACGCGGAGACCGCTGCCGACCGTGGTCTCGACGTGGTCATCGCTGGTGCCGGGGGGAAGTCGGCCGACCTCCCGAACATGACCGCCTCGATCGCGTACCCGTTGCCGGTCATCGGCGTCCCCGTCCAGGAGAAGTCCGTCGACTCGGTCATCGGGATGCCACAGGGGGCACCGATCACTGCCGTCGACGCGGGCAAGTCGTTCAACGCCGCACTGAGTGCCGTCCAGATCCTCGCACGCGAGCACGAGGACCTCCGCGAACGACTGATCGAGTACCATCAGGGTCTCCAGGAAGGGGTCGGTGACGTTTCGCGGGACCTCCACGAACTGGGAACGCCCGGGTTCAAGGCCGAATACTGGGACGAATAA
- a CDS encoding HEAT repeat domain-containing protein gives MSNGDDEAPEDETEAPTDDAAASDDSAGADVTADALESRLDEAESALDGAETEADLDEIEATLDDIESALESADLPEPDEDDEDAENPREELESKLSDLRDGLEAQRGPYAEDVVGIVETAQSTVNDSEWTEDGEGEALEAVRSFLETASDHVTHDADTETDLINAGSALETVADAIDAAGLDADEDADTITSLLEVAETLADDLEAAEVWDDLTVREQLDARGFYDILTNENRKDFPPEWNAAKLHAKQGNIEDVLFAFEKLGSEFMDEYIIDIFYHLGSDAEPAFEAMHEKAQRRDKGPIKVLGKIGDDRACETLHDFIDGDGDPALQKVTLRALGSIGSPDSVQPVANCLDSENEDIRSVAARTLGLLGDTRAVEPLADLLKSDESDQARASAAWALRQIGTERALDEAAQYVDDRAYLVQAEAEKAASA, from the coding sequence ATGAGCAACGGGGACGACGAGGCACCCGAGGACGAGACCGAGGCGCCCACGGACGACGCCGCGGCGTCTGACGACAGCGCCGGCGCGGACGTGACCGCCGACGCACTCGAATCACGGCTCGACGAGGCCGAGAGCGCCCTCGATGGCGCCGAGACCGAGGCCGACCTCGACGAGATCGAGGCGACACTGGACGACATCGAGAGCGCGCTGGAGTCGGCCGACCTCCCGGAGCCGGACGAAGACGACGAGGACGCCGAGAACCCCCGAGAGGAATTGGAGTCGAAGCTCTCGGACCTCCGGGACGGCCTCGAAGCGCAACGCGGCCCGTACGCCGAGGACGTCGTCGGGATCGTCGAGACCGCACAGTCGACGGTCAACGACAGCGAGTGGACCGAAGACGGCGAAGGCGAAGCACTCGAAGCGGTCCGGTCGTTCCTCGAGACGGCGAGCGACCACGTCACCCACGACGCCGACACCGAGACGGACCTCATCAACGCTGGCTCCGCGCTTGAGACGGTCGCCGACGCGATCGACGCCGCCGGGCTGGACGCCGACGAGGACGCCGACACGATCACCTCGCTTCTGGAGGTCGCCGAGACGCTAGCAGACGATCTGGAGGCCGCGGAGGTCTGGGACGATCTGACCGTCCGGGAACAGCTCGACGCACGGGGCTTCTACGATATCCTGACCAACGAGAACCGCAAGGACTTCCCACCCGAGTGGAACGCGGCCAAACTCCACGCGAAGCAGGGCAACATCGAAGACGTCCTGTTCGCGTTCGAGAAGCTGGGCTCGGAGTTCATGGACGAGTACATCATCGACATCTTCTATCACCTCGGGAGCGACGCCGAGCCGGCCTTCGAGGCGATGCACGAGAAGGCCCAACGGCGCGACAAGGGACCGATCAAGGTACTCGGGAAGATCGGCGACGACCGTGCCTGCGAGACGCTCCACGACTTCATCGACGGGGACGGCGACCCCGCACTCCAGAAGGTGACGCTGCGCGCGCTGGGCTCGATCGGCAGCCCCGACTCCGTCCAGCCGGTCGCGAACTGTCTCGACTCGGAGAACGAAGACATCCGCTCGGTGGCCGCACGCACGCTGGGCCTGCTCGGCGATACCCGTGCGGTCGAACCGCTCGCTGACCTCCTCAAGAGCGACGAGAGCGACCAGGCCCGCGCGTCGGCCGCGTGGGCACTGCGCCAGATCGGCACCGAGCGCGCGCTCGACGAGGCCGCACAGTACGTCGACGACCGCGCGTACCTCGTCCAGGCAGAGGCCGAGAAGGCCGCAAGCGCCTGA